Genomic segment of Leopardus geoffroyi isolate Oge1 chromosome B2, O.geoffroyi_Oge1_pat1.0, whole genome shotgun sequence:
TTAGTTTCATGATGAAACTTAGGTAGACCCTAAAAACTGTATATGTTTTTGAACATATATGATGATGAAAACTTAGGTAGACCCTAAAAActgtatatgtttatgtttactgacatagatagatagatagggagagagagggagggagggaggggagagaggcagagaaggagggaaaataaTGAGGTTAGATAACAATATGGGTGATGTGATTTCATTATAGAGAAACTGAGGGAAAATAGTTGATTTACCTACGAATGCTTGGATTAAATCTAAATTTTTCTCATCAGTCTCAGAATGTTCCAGattgtagaaaaataaacattattaatttaAGCCTCTGCGTATTTCATCAAATTCAAGCAAATCTCCTTACACACTAagccaattatttttaaattgctgccTGATTGTTCCCAAAAGGATACCTCCCAAAAGGCCTCGAAAATTTAATTTTGTGCTGTTAGTCAGAAACCTAGTCTGTGTGAAGTCAAAGGATTGatctgaaaagaaagcaaaaatggagACCAAAATGCTTTCACTCTTAATTTGACTTTGTAACAACATAACATTTTTgataagaaaaaatttgttttcctttcttttttcaaattcctACCTTTagaatgtcttttaaaatcaCTGTATTTTCTAAGTACTCCTATTAATTTAGGtgagcatttaaaattatattttgattttttaagtaggccccactgggcagtgtggggcttgaactcatgaccctgaggtcaagagttgcatgctctatgactgagccagccaggcctccctatattttgattttagaaatgttctcttcctggggcacctgggtggctcccttggttaagcctctgactcttgatttccactcaggtcatgatcttgtggttcctgagatcgagtcctgtgttgggctctgagctgacagtgcggagcctgcttgggattctcttcctctctccctgcccctccttctctctctctctctctctctctctctctctctctctgtctctctctctctgtctctctctctgtctctcaaaataaaaaaaaatattttttaaaagtgttatttttcttataccacttttttctaagtgtatttattttgagagagaatactcacatgcacatgcatgtgcaagttggggagaggcagagagagagagaatcccaagcaggctccacactgccagcgaggagcctgatgtggggctcgaactcatgaacccatgacatgatgacctgagccaaaatcaagagcttaacCTTAACCCTTTTAATTTGGAATATTCTGGGTGACAAAACTTTAGATTGGTTTATTTCAAAACTtggggcatttttaaaaagaatatgaatatcTTAATCATTTGGCCAATAAAATACCCTTTCAATATATCCAATGtctaatattaaatatatctaaTTCTATATGCATTTCACAAAGGTCGGTAAATACAACTTTAGACATTCTGATTTCACATTGCAATTAAATTGCATTTAAGATTTTAAACTTACCTCCTCCTTGTATCCAACCATTCTGTACTATTCGATGAAAAATTGAACCCATGTAATGTAGCTTGATGCCACGCTGAGAATACCCTGCTTTTCCTGTGCACAAGATCTGAAAGTTTCTACATGTTTTGGGACATGCATCATAGTATAGCTACAAATAAAGATACAAGGTTtcaaagattaaatatttaatattttgacagTGACAGATTCCTACATCCATCCCCCActtattaaaaaatcaacaacaaaaataaagaaagaaagaacaacaaaaaaacctcttaCCTCAAAAACCAACCTTCCAATTGGATGAAAATCAATAGAAATGTCCAAGAACACAAAACCATGCTATTAAAATTAGGGAGAAAAAGGTAATGCAGGTCAATGTCTTGGAAGAAAGTTTTAGAAATGACcaaaaataccacaaaataaTGCTTTCAGTGATAAGATTTCAAAAGCATTAACAGAGAAAGGTAACAGCAAAGTTAAAAGAATGACtcaaagaagtttcttttttttttttttagaagtttgtttCATTTGATTACATCAAGTCTTTACAACCTAAATAATACACTTGTTAAAACCCTTTGGTAGGGAAGCTTTGTGTCACATTAACCTGTCACACCAGACTGAGAACATGTAGCCTAGATATACCCTACTGTGTAAGCTAGGTGGAGGAAGGAACGCTAGTTGGTccctttggaaaaagaaacagactggGAATTTTCTATTCTGAGTAATTTTGGGAAACATCCAATGTGATTGCCATGGATTTGGTTACTGTATGTTCTGGATTTCCAGAGTCAGCACAGATTAGCTAACCAAAGCCAGAACACATCCTTTCTGAGTGGGAAAACAGAGGCACCATATACATAGGAGGTATGGTTatcaggggaagggaagagaatatGCTGTGCTTTCTTTGGCGTTATTTCAGTCCTGTCCTTATGTTCCCAGATGCCCCCAGCTCTTATTTTCAATTGACATCTTTCTGGTAGAGACAGCTAACATTTGTGTGACCTCGTCTAGCTCTACAACGGAGCatctaaaatgaaaacaccagTCTCCATCGTGGTAGCATTAATTTGCAGAGCAGAGGACATCTAATTGGATACATTCTAGATCTTGGGCACCATTCTCATGCACAAAAATGCCACCTGATTTAACAAGCTACATAACTTACCCTGCCGTATTTCTTAAGAGTCTAGGAAACATAGATGAAATCAGTTTTTAGGATATCACTGTCACTACTTTATgtcattttaaccttttttttttttttaattaaaagactgCATTAATATTGTGCTATCTGGCCTCCAGGAATGAAGTATTACATCCATAgcaattataattttaagttttttgtgcCTCCCAGCTTCTGTACTACAATTTCTGAGTTATAAAAGAATATCATAACTTTATTATGAGGCATAATATAGCAAACTTCATGGGCTTGGGAGAAAAGATGATGTATTGGAAATTACGACTGATTGATGAAATGGGTAAGTCCATTCAGGCATCACTAAACTTCCCTCTGTGTCACTATATTATCTTTATGCAGTTGTCAAGAGTAGATAATTCTGAAAATTCTAATGAAAGAGCAAATGAGCACACTACCAGGTAATGTCACCTAGCAGCCAAACATGCCAACATAATTGTCTCCTATATCATTCCAACCCAGAACTAAACAAGTCCCTGCAGCATGAAAAAGCTCACCTCTGCACAAAAAATTTAAGGATTTTCTCTGGAATCTAGGTCCTCCTTCCTCACTGCCGTTAATTCAGGCTGTTACTATCTCTAGCCCACATTACTATAGCAGTGTTCCAAGTGGCCAACCTGCCACCAAGCTTTCCCCATTCCACCCCATTTTTGCCCTAaagctttttcttaaaaagcaaagatTATGTCATACTCTTTATGAAAAGTTCTGTTGGCTCAActttcttctagaaaaaaatctaactcCTTAGTTCAGAATGGACAGTAAGTTCAACCTTTCTTTagtggatgtttttgtttttttcccctccttaacATTTAAATACCTTTCCTATTTAGGGAATGTCTTACAGGGACCCACTATGCCCTAAAGACACTGAAGGCgccagattctccctctcctcactcTGTGAGAGCTGAGCTATGGGGATATGATCTGGGCTGGATTAGTCAGGTGCTCCTGCCTGGGGCCTTGGATCTCAGGGAGTGATGCAAAGACAGCAGTTGAGAAGTAATTCTCCGTGAAGGTGGCAGTGTGAACCCAGGGCCAGTCGGGATGCAACTGCATCCAAGTTGCACATTTCTGGGATGAGACTCAGGCCACGTTTTCCTGTTGTTTCCCAAAACCTGGTTCTTTGGCTTTCCTGCCGATTGTGAGGTTACCAATATCCTTTCAAGGCAtacctttttttccctgaagttaATCAAAGTAGTTTGGTATTGTTGGTGACTGATactctcattttcccagcctcATTTCCTATTAATCAGGCCTCCTTGCTGTCCCCTGCCATTCCCTGAACATACCATGCACTTTTAGAACCTTGTCCTTTGGGACCCTTGTCCTGCTGTGAGCATTAAATTCCTTCCCATAACCCGCAGTTTCTAGTATTTTCCAAGTGCATTGTTATGTTCAGCCAGACATTCCCTGAGCTTATACTATGTTTCAGATTGTGTTTGAGGCAGTACAGTTAAGTGAGGATAAACAAAACAAGGTCTTTGCCTTTTTACAGCTTGGCACTGTAAAATCCTAGCACTGGGCCTTTCTGTGGGCACAGGCATCTATGAGCATGAAATGATCTTCAGCATGTGGTGCTTGTTGCTATAACAGAGTTTCTGAGCAAAATTACCAAGTGCTTTTACCTCTGTTGTCATTCCACCCTgatgtctgtctctcactctcctgGACCTTAAGCTTCATGACTGTCCTTTGCCATTGGAAACCCCCCTAGGGCCATAGCCTGCCTGGTCCAGCTCTTGCCAACTTGTCATGCTTTAAAATGTCACCTTTCTTCTCAAACTTCCCCTTCTGTTAGTGCAGTACCTCTCAGTTAGGTGTTAGAAGGTActaattaaattttttcataCTAAGCGTGAATGGATGGTAAGCTCTACCTTCTCTGAAGCAGGGGGAGGtgtctttatgttttaaaatggatAATCAACGCATATAAATCTCTAATGCGGAATAGAAATGTTTGAACAGGGATGCTTCTCCCGCACTCCCTGCAGTTTGCATGCTGTAAGATATGCTTGCTTTACACACCGCTGAGCCAAACcctgtaatattatatataatcctTTGCAGTTGGATTAGAGGTCATTGAGAACTTAAAACCTAGTCTCCTACTGTTTATATTCCTTCGTTAGGATATCAGTAATTAGTGCTGAATCAATATAAATGGTCAGAGATtccactatttttctttaaaaattagtgtaACTTGCCTTGGTGTCTCTTAAGAATTTAGCAGAATAATCCACAGTAAGAGCCTCATAAAGTGCAGGGGGCTTAAAATCAACTACATCCCACATCTTGTGAGCCCATTTCTGAAGATCAAATGCATCACCCAGGAACTGATCATTAACAAAACACATCACGTAGGAAGAATACTCCCAGATCTCATTCTTGAGTTCCtataaagaaaaaggataaaaagctgtattggcagagggggaggggaggcaaccAACCTTGCTGAACCCATAAGCCAGAGCTTGGGATTGACTCTATAgcctaatctttaaaaaaataatttttttgccaTCTTTTAGAATTTTGTTCTCAAATAGAacttaagaacatttttaaaaatctgacatcACTGAAAGCAAAAAAATGGCCTAAAAGTAGTGTTAAAAATggtacagttaaaaaaaaaaaaaaatttaacagcacttgggtggctcagttggttaagcatcctattcttaattttggctcaggtcatgatctcacagttcgtgagttcaagccccgcaccaggctctgcactgacagcatggagcctgattggaattctctctctgccccttaccagctctctttctctctcaaaatatataaactttaaaaaaaaattttttttaaatggtacacGCATAGAACGTAGATTGTTATCTGGTAATAAAAATCTATGTGCATAGCATACTTGTTACGttaacttgaaaacaaaatgcagtCTCTGGCTTCATTTGTGAAGTACATTTTACTGTGTGTATACTTGGAAAGGCTTGGAGCTCTGAGTAATACATGATTTTCAGTATCAAGGATGAAAAGAATgcttttttgagggagaggggtcAGGGTGAGGAAATGCCTCCTGGGGGATTTCTGGTGCACCCCAGGGGCACTGAGGGAGAGAGCCCACGTTTGCCAACACTTTGAAGTGCTAAGCCCCTTAAAATGAAGCGCATTTGTGTGTTCATCTGCACACTAATGGTCAATCTCCTAAATTCCAGTGTGTGGCCACTGAGTAATGCTCCCTCTGAAGAGATCTGGTTTATTATTACCCAGGGCCAGTCCTGGGAAAAGCATAAATAATTTGGGACAGCTTTTCTCAAATTTTAGCAGTCAAGCAGAATTACAGATTCCTGAGCCCCATCCAAAGTTTCTGAATCTGGAATGGGGCCCTAGAATTTGCATGTCTAACGGCATCCCAGGAGATGCTGACGTTGCTGGTCTGGAGACCACACTTGGGGAAATGCTGTTTGGGGGAACAGCTTGCTTTAGCTTGCCAATTTGCTGCACTCCCACGTCTTCTCTCAGATTTCATATCCTATTCCTGTGCCCATATCAAAACCTGGTTTGAGGAAAAGAATAAACTTGTTCATGCTGAACTATAAATTACTCATAGAGCCTGTAGGTCAAGAGTCCCTAAACTGTTTAGATTTATCAGTGTTATCACATATTATAGAATGCAGAACTTTAAAAAGGGATATTTATTTAGCCTGGGTATGGCTAATGTGGATATTTAGTTAGCCTGGTGGGAGTAAGGCAGTAAAAGGAGCACTTTACTCAGAGGCTGGGGGTGCAGATGCCTTgtctttgtgtgttttctgtaCATGAGGAGGCCTCCTCACCTGCTTCAAGTCAGTGGGCTGGACCCAGTGGTTTCTGCGCCTTTCCAGCACAGAGATATAAGATGCTGcctttttttggaggggagagaaagggcttTCCAAAGTCCCAGAAGCCCATCACTCAAGGGTGGCATTACATTCTGCTGAAGCATTAATTCCAGCTCAGACCTAACCTCAAGTGTGCTAAGTAAGTACTACATATGACCCAAAGCACAATGCTTACATTGAAGGACAAAAACTGGCCTGAAACAACAGAAGGTTAAGGTGACAAGTATCCAAGAGAtgagggtgggagatgggagaaaggaaggataGGCAATAAAGAATAGGTGGAAAGAAGCAGCAGTGATTATGGAGAAAGCCTCATTCAGGCCTCGTGAGAAAAGCTGGAGGAAGAGAACACGAAACATCCCAAGGTTAGTAACCCAGGCTAAAATGGAGGGAAACTATGGAATGAAATCCACACCTATCTTTAAGAATACAGTGGGACTCTATAAGAGGAATGGGTGCAGACcacagagcatgagatcatggcttTCCTGTAGGTGGAGAGCATGATACTGGTAGGCAGTGTAGGTAGTTTGGTGATAGAAATTTAACAACATAATTGTTTTATGTCAAGGTGACTAACTGTCCTGACCAGCTGTCCCAGTTTGTCTAGGACTGTCCCAGCTTTAGCGCTGAATTCCTGCATCACAGGAAACCCCTCAGCACCAGGCAAACCGGGACCACTGGTCGCCCTAATTGTTGTAAGGATTGGAGTTAATATATACATAAGTCAagagaatagtgcctggcatatgacTGTGTTGGCTACTATTCTATCtgaatcccaatcaaaatgtATTATGGCTATGAAAATGGCATGAGACTTAACAAATGGTATTCTTGACTCAGTCCTGCAGCATTTCTGTGACCGCACAGTGAAGTGGTCCCATAAAGCAACACTATGTGATAACCACAGGATCACAGGACATCCTTGTGCAACAAAGAACAGAACAATCAAAACTGCCCTGGTCAGGGGAAATGGGATTTCATCAGCCACTGGGGAGatggagtggggcagggagaccGGGCGGGGATGGCAAGCAAGAAGCGTGCCCCATTTCAGGCTCGCTCCAACATGACGTATTGCTGGGCCACATACCACCTTGGAACCCTTCGTGTCACGTGTTCCAGGCAGCATTACCAGATGATCAGTGTTGGCACCCAGGAGGAAACTGCTGTCCCGGGACAAAGCCTGTTAGCCCTGGGGCCTGAGGTTCTCCAAGGGCGCTGTTACTGGGGAGAATGCAGAGAAGAAAGCTTGAATTAGGACAAGGCTGCCCTGTGGGGTCCTGGTGCCTGTCATCGGAGCTCCCGTAGGCCACAGCCCCACACCAGCCCTCGGCTGTGTCTGTGCTGTCCACCACCAAAACCTTCCACGGAAGGGCCAAGAGTGCCAAGGTGTCACGGGCAGTGTGAGTATGTGAAGCGCAGGGAAGGAGGCTAACCATCAGCGGGGTAAATAGCAGCATTGAGAGTTTAAAACTCGCCTCTATCACCtgtctttcaaaagaaaatcctGTGAATGTTTTGCTTTCTCTTACAATCAGCCCAGTACAATGATTGAGATGATTTAGGGAAAGTGTACGATTTAGAGAAATCAAATCTCGTTGCTCTAAAATTACTGCTTC
This window contains:
- the PPIL6 gene encoding probable inactive peptidyl-prolyl cis-trans isomerase-like 6 isoform X4, which codes for MASQLQRGPRPAPYCSKSPPEQPLQVKVVGLFKSSSFHIAKSAAESLKSNYPTKFEDPIIVPLQEFAWDQYLQEKKRELKNEIWEYSSYVMCFVNDQFLGDAFDLQKWAHKMWDVVDFKPPALYEALTVDYSAKFLRDTKHGFVFLDISIDFHPIGRLVFELYYDACPKTCRNFQILCTGKAGYSQRGIKLHYMGSIFHRIVQNGWIQGGDIVAGKGDDGESIYGPTFEAAVRSPRLLFGRRGSDNVGLLSSRRQIS